The proteins below come from a single Zhouia spongiae genomic window:
- the galK gene encoding galactokinase, which yields MNNTIVTNLKKEFIKRFEREPLLIASPGRINLIGEHTDYNDGFVMPASIDKKVYCAIAKNNTINNCTIHSLSLKDSFGFELGQIEKNTSKNWINYVVGVVDIINKDHHLDAGFDILVDSDLPLGAGLSSSAALENAIAFGINDLFELNIPKEELIYISQKAEHVYAEVECGIMDQYSSVFGKKKNLLLLDCQTITSKEIPAKFEPYELWLLNTNVSHNLADSEYNKRREECREAIRLINEHYRAVSSFRDLQPEEISKLKEILPEILFKRTSYVIEENDRVQKAAEALKNDDLVLFGKMLYLAHEGQQLKYEVSCKELDFLVDFSKKFTEVLGSRMMGGGFGGCTINLIHKDIAASYVSEVAEAYQKEFNIALTPLKVSIDNGTHILKNENINL from the coding sequence TTGAATAATACAATTGTCACAAATCTTAAGAAAGAGTTTATCAAGAGATTTGAAAGAGAACCACTTTTAATTGCCTCACCAGGCAGGATTAATTTAATTGGAGAGCATACAGATTATAATGATGGATTTGTAATGCCTGCATCGATAGATAAAAAGGTGTATTGCGCCATTGCAAAAAACAACACCATTAATAATTGTACCATTCATTCGTTAAGTTTAAAAGACAGTTTTGGTTTTGAACTTGGGCAAATAGAAAAGAATACTTCAAAAAACTGGATAAATTATGTCGTAGGGGTTGTCGACATCATAAATAAAGATCACCATTTAGATGCCGGCTTTGATATACTGGTTGATAGCGATCTGCCATTGGGAGCGGGTTTGTCTTCTTCCGCAGCTTTAGAAAATGCAATTGCTTTTGGAATTAACGACCTGTTTGAGCTTAACATCCCTAAAGAAGAGCTCATTTATATTTCTCAGAAAGCCGAACATGTGTATGCAGAGGTCGAATGTGGTATAATGGACCAATATTCATCGGTTTTTGGGAAGAAGAAGAACTTATTGCTTCTGGATTGTCAGACAATCACCTCAAAAGAAATCCCGGCTAAATTTGAACCATATGAACTTTGGCTATTGAACACTAATGTTTCTCATAATCTGGCCGATAGCGAATACAATAAAAGAAGAGAAGAATGTAGAGAAGCGATAAGGCTCATCAATGAACATTATAGAGCAGTAAGCAGTTTTAGAGATCTGCAACCGGAAGAAATTTCAAAGCTTAAAGAGATTCTTCCCGAAATTCTTTTTAAAAGGACTTCTTATGTTATAGAAGAAAACGATAGGGTACAAAAGGCGGCAGAAGCACTTAAAAATGACGATTTGGTCCTTTTTGGAAAGATGCTCTACCTTGCCCATGAAGGACAACAACTAAAATATGAGGTAAGCTGTAAAGAGCTTGATTTTTTGGTTGACTTCTCAAAGAAGTTTACCGAAGTCCTTGGTTCCCGGATGATGGGAGGAGGTTTTGGCGGATGTACAATAAACCTGATTCATAAAGATATAGCTGCATCGTATGTTTCGGAAGTTGCTGAAGCCTATCAAAAAGAATTTAATATAGCACTAACCCCGTTAAAAGTAAGTATCGATAACGGAACCCATATTTTAAAGAATGAAAACATCAATTTATAA
- a CDS encoding UDP-glucose--hexose-1-phosphate uridylyltransferase produces the protein MKTSIYNKPHRRYNILTGEWILVSPHRTKRPWQGKTEDKGETRTVTYDPSCYLCPGNKRASSDLNPDYDDVYTFTNDFAALLPDVETEEVNDGLFKAATEKGICKVICFSPDHSLTLPLMNVEDIAKVVQKWKEEYIELGSLEAINNVQIFENKGQIMGCSNPHPHGQIWAQRSIPEEIIKKTANQKSYWDKNGKSMLSDYLEQELEANERILIENDHFVALIPYWAVWPYESMIIPKRHMQGIDQLSHDEEKSFAEAIKGLTIMYDNLFETSFPYSAGIHQKPTDGKEHDEWHFHMSFYPPLLRSATVKKFMVGYEMFANPQRDITAEQAAKTLNELSEIHYLKR, from the coding sequence ATGAAAACATCAATTTATAATAAACCACACAGGCGATACAATATTCTCACAGGAGAATGGATTTTAGTATCTCCCCACAGGACAAAGCGACCTTGGCAGGGGAAAACAGAAGACAAGGGAGAGACCAGAACAGTTACATACGACCCCTCTTGTTATTTATGTCCGGGAAATAAGAGGGCTTCTAGCGACCTGAACCCGGACTACGATGATGTTTATACTTTCACGAATGACTTTGCAGCCCTTTTGCCCGATGTTGAAACAGAAGAAGTTAATGACGGCTTGTTCAAAGCTGCTACGGAAAAAGGTATTTGCAAGGTAATTTGTTTTTCACCCGACCACTCGCTAACATTACCATTAATGAATGTAGAAGATATAGCGAAAGTAGTGCAGAAGTGGAAAGAAGAATATATAGAGTTGGGAAGTCTTGAAGCTATCAACAACGTGCAGATATTTGAAAATAAAGGACAGATCATGGGATGTAGCAATCCACATCCACACGGTCAGATTTGGGCACAAAGGTCAATTCCTGAAGAAATTATTAAAAAAACAGCAAACCAGAAGTCATATTGGGATAAAAATGGAAAAAGCATGTTATCGGATTATCTGGAGCAAGAATTAGAAGCAAACGAACGTATTCTGATCGAGAACGATCACTTTGTGGCTTTAATCCCTTATTGGGCAGTTTGGCCGTATGAGTCCATGATCATTCCAAAAAGGCACATGCAGGGCATTGATCAGTTATCTCATGATGAAGAGAAATCATTTGCGGAAGCTATAAAAGGACTGACAATCATGTATGATAATTTATTTGAGACTTCGTTTCCATATTCGGCAGGGATACATCAAAAACCGACAGATGGAAAAGAACATGATGAATGGCATTTTCATATGTCATTTTATCCACCGCTTTTACGATCAGCTACTGTTAAGAAATTTATGGTTGGATACGAAATGTTTGCGAACCCTCAACGTGATATTACCGCCGAACAAGCAGCAAAAACACTAAACGAACTTTCTGAGATCCATTATCTCAAAAGGTAA
- a CDS encoding MarR family winged helix-turn-helix transcriptional regulator: MKKNVFNPEYQQEDISGKIVFGLGRISEVYKALLWDKAKVAGLSPIQIQLLLFIDSHRDDFCNISHLAKEFNVTKPTISDAIKVLHKKELIIKNHSQTDSRSYTIALSPSGHQIINPTINFAQPLQAQIDTLKKEQIEDLFKTLSELIYKLNRSGILQVQRTCFACKYYKKNNDTHYCSLMEKQLQNQEIRLDCPEFSE, encoded by the coding sequence ATGAAAAAAAATGTATTCAATCCGGAGTACCAACAAGAAGATATTTCCGGTAAAATTGTTTTTGGTCTGGGGCGAATTTCAGAAGTATACAAAGCCCTTTTATGGGATAAGGCTAAAGTAGCCGGTTTGAGCCCCATACAGATTCAGCTTTTACTGTTTATAGATAGTCACCGAGATGACTTCTGTAATATAAGTCACCTGGCTAAAGAGTTTAATGTTACCAAACCAACCATCAGTGATGCTATAAAGGTTCTGCATAAAAAGGAGCTTATTATTAAAAACCATTCACAAACGGATAGCAGAAGCTACACTATAGCGCTCTCCCCTTCCGGCCATCAGATCATTAACCCTACAATAAATTTCGCACAACCGCTTCAGGCTCAAATTGACACTCTTAAAAAAGAGCAGATTGAAGATCTGTTTAAAACCTTAAGTGAGTTGATCTATAAACTAAACCGTTCCGGAATCCTTCAGGTTCAGCGAACTTGTTTTGCTTGTAAATACTATAAAAAGAATAATGATACGCATTATTGCTCTCTTATGGAAAAGCAGTTACAGAATCAAGAAATACGTCTGGATTGTCCTGAATTCAGTGAATAA
- a CDS encoding thioredoxin family protein, translating to MAKSIFYHAGCPVCVSAENDIIELIGETQVDIIHLGEETTRIKEAESAGVKSVPALVTPKGHVLHINFGASLDDLKN from the coding sequence ATGGCTAAATCAATTTTTTATCACGCTGGATGTCCGGTATGCGTAAGTGCAGAGAACGACATCATTGAACTCATCGGAGAGACCCAAGTGGATATTATTCATCTTGGGGAAGAAACCACTCGAATTAAAGAGGCTGAAAGTGCAGGTGTTAAATCGGTACCTGCATTGGTAACCCCTAAGGGACATGTTCTTCATATAAATTTTGGGGCTAGCCTTGACGATCTCAAAAACTAA